One Candidatus Omnitrophota bacterium genomic region harbors:
- the queA gene encoding tRNA preQ1(34) S-adenosylmethionine ribosyltransferase-isomerase QueA: MRLSEFDYKLPEELIAQYPAQARDASRLMVVHKISKKIEHRNFRDIIDYIGPQDCLVVNDTKVIKARLPAKRADTGAKAEITLIEKMSERLYKCLINTSTKIKVGTSFTFGAGELTGVIRGESEGIRLIEFSINGSDFGAILDKIGIVPLPPYIKRPPEKSDEERYQTVYARTPGAVAAPTAGLHFSDEVLKNIKAKGASVESLTLHVGYGTFKPVSVDEVSRHKLEPEVFELKEEAALRLNDVKEKGGKIFTVGTTTCRVLENQAQLVKGSKNRVEKGKGWTNLFIYPPYNFKFVDALVTNFHLPKTTLLMLVAAFCGREVLFQAYEEAVKEKYRFYSYGDSMLII; the protein is encoded by the coding sequence ATGAGACTGAGTGAATTCGATTATAAACTTCCGGAAGAGCTTATCGCGCAATATCCGGCGCAGGCGCGCGACGCCTCACGGCTTATGGTAGTCCATAAAATATCAAAGAAGATAGAACACAGGAACTTCCGCGACATCATCGATTATATCGGGCCCCAGGATTGCCTCGTAGTAAACGACACGAAGGTCATAAAGGCGAGGCTTCCGGCGAAGAGGGCGGATACGGGCGCGAAGGCCGAGATAACGCTCATAGAAAAGATGAGCGAGAGGCTCTACAAGTGCCTGATAAATACTTCCACAAAGATAAAAGTCGGCACGAGTTTCACGTTCGGCGCAGGCGAACTCACCGGCGTCATCCGCGGCGAAAGTGAAGGGATAAGGCTTATCGAATTCAGCATAAACGGCTCGGATTTCGGGGCTATACTGGATAAGATAGGCATAGTTCCCCTCCCGCCTTATATAAAGCGTCCGCCGGAGAAATCCGACGAGGAGAGGTACCAGACCGTCTATGCCAGGACACCGGGAGCGGTCGCGGCACCCACCGCCGGTCTGCATTTCAGCGATGAGGTATTAAAAAATATCAAGGCGAAGGGAGCATCGGTCGAATCGCTGACCCTGCATGTCGGGTACGGGACGTTCAAACCGGTTTCGGTAGACGAGGTCTCCAGGCATAAGTTAGAGCCCGAGGTATTTGAATTGAAGGAAGAGGCCGCGCTGAGGCTGAACGATGTGAAAGAGAAGGGCGGTAAGATATTCACGGTCGGGACAACGACCTGCAGGGTGCTGGAGAACCAGGCGCAGCTCGTCAAGGGCTCGAAGAACCGGGTCGAGAAGGGCAAAGGATGGACCAATCTTTTCATATATCCGCCGTATAATTTTAAATTTGTCGACGCGCTGGTGACGAATTTCCACCTGCCGAAGACGACGCTTCTGATGCTCGTCGCGGCTTTCTGCGGCAGGGAAGTCCTGTTCCAAGCCTACGAGGAGGCCGTGAAAGAGAAGTACCGGTTTTACAGTTACGGCGACTCGATGTTGATAATATGA
- the tgt gene encoding tRNA guanosine(34) transglycosylase Tgt — MKIEIIAKDKETKARAGKIKTSHGEFDTPAFMPVGTQATVKTLSNDELDACGVQILLSNAYHLYLRPGEEIIKNAGGLHKFMNWQKPILTDSGGFQVFSLAVLRKVSDEGVEFQSHIDGSKHMLTPEKMLEFQTCLGSDIMMVLDECVHYPCEYEMAKRAAVRTLEWARRSRERFEKDFDPKPNKKQAVFGIVQGASYKDLREDCAKMLVKMDFDGYALGGLAVGEPREITNEMTQFTAALLPEDKPRYLMGVGEPQDLFDAVSAGIDMFDCVVPTRNGRNGTAFTSNGRFSVRTAVNAKELGPIEERCGCYACRNHTRSYIRHLFNTDEILGLKLVSLHNIYFYQSLMKKMRQAIRDGKFAKFRADFMEKYEAVGITAKQKKG; from the coding sequence ATGAAGATAGAAATAATCGCGAAAGACAAAGAGACGAAAGCCCGTGCGGGGAAGATAAAGACATCGCACGGAGAGTTTGATACCCCGGCGTTCATGCCGGTGGGGACGCAGGCGACGGTAAAGACGCTCTCGAACGACGAGCTCGACGCTTGCGGAGTTCAGATACTCCTGTCGAACGCGTACCACCTCTACCTGCGTCCCGGCGAAGAGATAATAAAGAACGCGGGCGGCCTCCATAAATTCATGAATTGGCAGAAGCCGATACTGACCGACTCGGGCGGGTTCCAGGTCTTCAGTCTCGCGGTGCTGAGGAAAGTGAGCGATGAGGGCGTGGAGTTCCAGTCGCACATAGACGGCTCGAAGCATATGCTTACGCCGGAGAAGATGTTGGAGTTCCAGACTTGCCTCGGAAGTGATATAATGATGGTGCTTGACGAGTGCGTCCATTATCCATGCGAATACGAGATGGCGAAACGCGCCGCCGTAAGGACGCTCGAGTGGGCTAGGCGCTCCAGGGAGCGGTTTGAAAAGGATTTCGATCCCAAGCCCAATAAGAAGCAGGCCGTCTTCGGTATAGTGCAGGGCGCCTCTTATAAGGACCTGAGGGAAGATTGCGCGAAGATGCTGGTCAAGATGGATTTTGACGGTTACGCCTTGGGCGGACTCGCGGTAGGCGAGCCCCGGGAGATCACCAACGAGATGACGCAATTCACGGCGGCGCTGCTGCCGGAGGATAAGCCGCGTTATCTTATGGGTGTCGGCGAGCCGCAGGACCTCTTCGACGCGGTATCCGCCGGAATCGACATGTTCGACTGCGTCGTCCCGACCAGGAACGGCAGGAACGGCACCGCTTTTACCTCGAACGGGCGTTTCTCCGTGAGGACGGCGGTGAACGCGAAGGAGCTGGGCCCGATAGAAGAGCGGTGCGGCTGCTACGCGTGCAGGAACCATACAAGGAGTTATATCAGGCATCTCTTCAACACCGACGAGATCCTCGGGTTGAAACTGGTATCGTTGCATAACATATATTTTTACCAAAGCCTCATGAAGAAGATGAGGCAGGCGATAAGGGACGGAAAGTTCGCGAAATTCAGGGCTGATTTCATGGA